The segment CGATGAGCCCCTCATCGGCGAGCAGCTGCAGCGTCGGGTAGACCGATCCGGCGCTGGGCTTCCACGCGCCCTCACTGCGATCTTCGATCTCCTGGATGATCTGGTACCCGTGCATCGGCTGTTCGGCGAGCAAGGCCAGCACGGCGGTGCGCACGTCTCCCCGGGCCATGCGGCTCGGTGCCGGGCGCTGGTCGAACGCCGACCGCAGCTGGTCCATGACCTCCCAGAGTCCCGCCCCGGCGCGGCCGAACGCGGGCCCGAACCCGTTCATCGGGTTACCAGGGCCGCCGGAGCGCTCTCCGCCGAAACCCCTCGATCCGTATCCGTCCATGACGACCTCCTCGATCCGGCCCGCATGCGCGAGCGATAGCTCGACGATATATCGCTATGTATCGGAACGGAAGTGTTTCGGGCAGATGCTCAGGGTTCGCCGCGACAGCGGGGACGGATGGCTGAACGGCACCGTCGCGGGTGGGACAGATGGCTGAGCGAAACGGGCCGATCACACCGACACGCCACCGCGAGGCCGCGACACGCCGTTGGGTCTCAGCCATTCGTCCCCGCCGGCCGCTTGCCGCTCAGCCATCCGTGCCCCGGATCTGCCGAGACCGCCGCCCCCGTAGACTGAACGTGCCCCGCCGGCCCTTCCCTTGGAGTGCGCGTGACCGCCTCGAACACCCCCACGACCCACGTCCCCGACTCGGTCGAGAACGCCCTCGCGACTCCCGAGAAGGAGCAGCCGTACGCGGCCCTCGGGCTCAAGCCCGAGGAGTACGAGCAGATCAAGACGATCCTCGGCCGCCGCCCCACGAGTGGCGAGCTGGCGATGTACTCCGTGATGTGGTCGGAGCACTGCTCGTACAAGTCGTCCAAGAAGTACCTGCGCCGCTTCGGCGAGAAGGTCTCCGACGAGATGCGCGAGCGCCTCATGGTCGGCATGGGCCAGAACGCCGGCGTCGTGGATGTCGGCGAGGGCTGGGCGGTCACGTTCAAGGCCGAATCGCACAACCACCCGTCGTTCATCGAGCCGTTCCAGGGTGCGGCGACGGGCGTGGGCGGCATCGTCCGCGACATCATCTCGATGGGCGCGCGCCCGGTCGCGGTGATGGATGCGCTCCGCTTCGGCGCCATCGACCACCCCGACAGCGCCCGCGTCGTGCACGGCGTGACGGCCGGCATCAGCTTCTACGGCAACTGCCTGGGCCTGCCCAACATCGGCGGCGAGACGGTGTTCGACGCCGTCTACCAGGCCAACCCGCTCGTCAACGCCCTCGCCGTGGGCGTCCTCCGCCACGAAGACCTGAAGCTCGCCAACGCCACCGGCGTCGGCAACAAGGTCGTGCTCTTCGGCGCGCGCACGGGCGGCGACGGCATCGGCGGCGCCAGCATCCTGGCCTCCGACTCCTTCGACGACGGCGGCCCCACCAAGCGCCCCGCGGTGCAGGTCGGCGACCCGTTCGCCGAGAAGGTGCTCATCGAGTGCTGCCTGGAGCTGTACAAGAAGGAGCTCGTGGAGGCCATCCAGGACCTCGGCGCCGCGGGTATCTCCTGCGCCACGAGCGAGCTGGCCGCGAATGGCAACAGCGGCATGCGCGTCTCACTCGACGACGTGCTGCTGCGCGACCCCACGCTCACCGCCGAGGAGATCCTCATGAGCGAGTCGCAGGAGCGGATGATGGCGATCGTCGCCCCCTCTAAGCTCGACGCGTTCATGGAAGTCGTGAACAAGTGGGAGGTCGAGACGAGCGTGCTCGGCGAGGTCACCGGCGACGGCCGGCTCGTCATCGATTGGAAGGGCGAGCGCATCGTCGACGTCGACCCGTCGACCGTCGCCGTCGACGGCCCCGTGTACGACCGCCCCGTCGCCTACCCGACGTGGATCGACGCACTCCAGGCGGATGCCGCCGAACTCCTGCCCCGCTCGAACGACCCCGAGGTGCTGCGCGAGCAGTTCCTGCAGCTGCTGGGCTCGCCGAACCTCGCCGACACCCGCTGGATCACCAACCAGTACGACTACTACGTGCTCGGCAACACCGCCCTGGCCTTCCCCGACGACGCCGGGATGATCCGCGTCGATGAGGAATCGGGCCTGGGCTTCGCGATCTCCACGGATGCCAACGGCCGCTACTGCCAGCTCGACCCCTACGCGGGCGCGCAGCTTGCCCTCGCCGAGGCGTACCGCAACGTCGCCGTCACCGGCGCCGAGCCCACCGCGATCACCGACTGCCTCAACTTCGGCTCCCCGGAGAACCCCGAGGTCATGTGGCAGTTCGGGCAGACGGTCGACGGGTTGGCCGACGGATGCTATGAGCTGGGCGTACCCGTCACCGGCGGCAACGTCTCGTTCTACAACCAGACCGGCGACGTGCCGATCCACCCCACCCCGCTCGTGGGCGTCATGGGCATCATCGACGACGTCTCGCGCCGCATCCCCTCCGGCTGGCAGGACGAGGGGCAGAACATCTACCTGCTCGGCGTCACCGACACCGAGCTTTCCGGCTCCGCCTGGGCCGACGTGATCCACGACCACCTCGGCGGGCTTCCGCCGCGGGTGGACCTCGCCGGCGAGAAGCGGCTCGCAGGGTTGCTGGCCGCAGCGCGCGACGAATGGCTCATCTCCTCCGCGCACGACGTCTCCGAGGGCGGGCTCGGCCAGGCGCTCGCCGAGGGTGTCATGCGCTTCGGCGTTGGCGCCCGCGTGTGGCTCACCGAACTGATGGAGCGCGACGGGGTGGATGCCGCAGCCGCGTTGTTCTCCGAGTCGACCGGCCGCGTGATCGTGACCGTGCCGCGCGAGGAAGACGTGAAGTTCCGGGGGCTCTGCGAAGGGCGCGACTACCCCGTGCTGCGCATCGGCGTGACCGACACCGAAGCGGCACTCGAGGTGCAGGACGTCTTCACCCTCACAGTCGACGAACTGCGCGCGACCTCGCAGGCGACGCTGCCCGCCGCATTCGGGCCGACGGTGACCGAGGAGACCAGCGCATGAGCGACGAGCCGACCGAGGACTACGGCGACCTCGGCGAGCGCCGTAACCACCGCATCCGCGTGATCGCGTGGGTGACGATCGTCGCGCTGATCCTCGTGGGCGGCGGCTCGACCGCGATCACCCTGCTTTTGGGCTGAGGGGCACCGACGGCTCAGCTCGCGGCGGGCTCCGACTCCCGGCCGTTCAGCACTGCAATCACCTGCGCCTGATCCCCGCGCGCCTCGCCGTAGCGCAGGAACTTCACGCGCTCGACCTGCACCTCGGTGACATCCGGCTGGGCCTCGAGGAGCCTCATCGTCTCGTCGATGTAGTCATCCAGCGGCATGGCGTTCGGGTCCTCCGCGTGCCCCGGCATCAGGTCGGTCTGCACGGACGGCGGCACCAGCTCGACGATGTGCACGCTCGTGCCCTCGAACTGCAGCCGCAGGGTCTCGCTGAGCTGGTGGATCGCCGCCTTCGTCGCGTTGTACGTGGGCGTGAACCGCAGCGGCGCGAACGCGAGTCCGGATGAGACGGTCATGATCGTGGCATCCGGCTGGGCGAGCAGGTGCTCGGCGAACGCCGCGATGAGCCGGATCGGACCGAACAGGTTCGTCGTCACGGTCGCCTCGGCCGTCTCGAGGAAGCCGCCGGGCATCGTCCAGTCCTCCGCCCGCATGATGCCTGCCATCGGGACGACCACGTTGAGATCCGGATGACGGGAGATGACTTCCGCCGCCGCAGACGCGATGGAGGCGGAATCCGACGTGTCGATCCGGATCGTGTCGATCCCCGGATGCTGCACCGCGATCTCGTTGAGCAGCGCAGTGCGGCGACCGCCGACGATCACCTGATTGCCGGCGTCCTGTAGCCGCAGCGCGAGGGCGAGACCGATGCCGCTGGTCGCGCCGGGGATGAAGATGGTGTTTCCGTTGATTCGCATGTTTCGAGTGTCAGCATCCTGCGAAGCGAGCGGCAGAGAGCGCTTGTCGGGGGACTGGCGATCCCTGGATGCCGTGACGTGAGACGCGCATGATGGAGCCATGGATCGTGAAGCCCTCGCCGAGTTCCTGCGCACCCACCGGGAGCAGCTGCATCCGAGCGACGTCGGCCTGCCCACCGGTGTGCGGCGGAGAGCACCGGGGCTGCGACGTGAAGAGGTCGCGCAGCTCGCGCTGATGTCGACCGACTACTACACCCGGCTCGAGCAGCAGCGCGGCCCGCAGCCCAGCACGCAGATCCTCACGTCTCTCGCCCGGGGCCTGCGCCTGTCCTCCGACGAGCGGGACTATCTGTACCGGGTCGCGGGCCACGCCGTCCCAGACCGGATCGGCCCGTCCGATCACGTCGCCCCTGCGCTGCGGCGAGTGTTCGACCGGCTCGACGACGCCCCGGCACTGATCATCTCCGGTCTCGGCGAGACACTGGTGCAGAACGATCTGGCGGCGGCCCTGCTCGGTGACAACGTGGGCCTGCCCGGCTTCGAGCGGTACGAGCCGTACCGCTGGTTCCTGCAGCCGGAGCGCGCCCGCGCCCACTACCCCGAGGACGATCACGCACGCAACAGCCGCGCGCAGGTCGCGGGTCTCCGCGCCGCGTACGGCGCGATGGGTCAGAGATCGGCGGCCGGAGCGCTCGTGGCCGAGCTATCGCGGCACAGCGAGGAGTTCCGGGAGCTGTGGGACCGGCAGGAAGTCGCACAGCGGTTCGCCGACCACAAGACGCTGATCCATCCCGAGGTCGGATCGATCGCGGTCGACTGCCAGGTGCTGTTCACGGAGGACCGCGGGCAGGCGCTGCTCGTGCTCACCGCCGCCCCGCGCAGCGAGGACGAGGAGAAGATCAGGCTCCTGCGGGTGGTCGGCGCGCAGCGGTTCTGACGCGACCCCGCCGACTCACCCCTGCCCGAACTCGTATCCGTTGCGGATCAGATCG is part of the Microbacterium pseudoresistens genome and harbors:
- a CDS encoding PadR family transcriptional regulator, encoding MDGYGSRGFGGERSGGPGNPMNGFGPAFGRAGAGLWEVMDQLRSAFDQRPAPSRMARGDVRTAVLALLAEQPMHGYQIIQEIEDRSEGAWKPSAGSVYPTLQLLADEGLIEAEERSGRKTYSLTDAGREAAEGEEKPLPWETGTAKPAPPFGALPKAGVDLAAAVAQVQRSGSPAQIDQAVAVLDEARRRLYTILAD
- the purL gene encoding phosphoribosylformylglycinamidine synthase subunit PurL yields the protein MTASNTPTTHVPDSVENALATPEKEQPYAALGLKPEEYEQIKTILGRRPTSGELAMYSVMWSEHCSYKSSKKYLRRFGEKVSDEMRERLMVGMGQNAGVVDVGEGWAVTFKAESHNHPSFIEPFQGAATGVGGIVRDIISMGARPVAVMDALRFGAIDHPDSARVVHGVTAGISFYGNCLGLPNIGGETVFDAVYQANPLVNALAVGVLRHEDLKLANATGVGNKVVLFGARTGGDGIGGASILASDSFDDGGPTKRPAVQVGDPFAEKVLIECCLELYKKELVEAIQDLGAAGISCATSELAANGNSGMRVSLDDVLLRDPTLTAEEILMSESQERMMAIVAPSKLDAFMEVVNKWEVETSVLGEVTGDGRLVIDWKGERIVDVDPSTVAVDGPVYDRPVAYPTWIDALQADAAELLPRSNDPEVLREQFLQLLGSPNLADTRWITNQYDYYVLGNTALAFPDDAGMIRVDEESGLGFAISTDANGRYCQLDPYAGAQLALAEAYRNVAVTGAEPTAITDCLNFGSPENPEVMWQFGQTVDGLADGCYELGVPVTGGNVSFYNQTGDVPIHPTPLVGVMGIIDDVSRRIPSGWQDEGQNIYLLGVTDTELSGSAWADVIHDHLGGLPPRVDLAGEKRLAGLLAAARDEWLISSAHDVSEGGLGQALAEGVMRFGVGARVWLTELMERDGVDAAAALFSESTGRVIVTVPREEDVKFRGLCEGRDYPVLRIGVTDTEAALEVQDVFTLTVDELRATSQATLPAAFGPTVTEETSA
- a CDS encoding SDR family oxidoreductase; its protein translation is MRINGNTIFIPGATSGIGLALALRLQDAGNQVIVGGRRTALLNEIAVQHPGIDTIRIDTSDSASIASAAAEVISRHPDLNVVVPMAGIMRAEDWTMPGGFLETAEATVTTNLFGPIRLIAAFAEHLLAQPDATIMTVSSGLAFAPLRFTPTYNATKAAIHQLSETLRLQFEGTSVHIVELVPPSVQTDLMPGHAEDPNAMPLDDYIDETMRLLEAQPDVTEVQVERVKFLRYGEARGDQAQVIAVLNGRESEPAAS
- a CDS encoding helix-turn-helix transcriptional regulator, which encodes MDREALAEFLRTHREQLHPSDVGLPTGVRRRAPGLRREEVAQLALMSTDYYTRLEQQRGPQPSTQILTSLARGLRLSSDERDYLYRVAGHAVPDRIGPSDHVAPALRRVFDRLDDAPALIISGLGETLVQNDLAAALLGDNVGLPGFERYEPYRWFLQPERARAHYPEDDHARNSRAQVAGLRAAYGAMGQRSAAGALVAELSRHSEEFRELWDRQEVAQRFADHKTLIHPEVGSIAVDCQVLFTEDRGQALLVLTAAPRSEDEEKIRLLRVVGAQRF